The proteins below are encoded in one region of Deltaproteobacteria bacterium:
- a CDS encoding ABC transporter ATP-binding protein produces the protein MAVLDLQRVAKNFGGLMANHDISFSVEKGELLGLIGPNGAGKTTLFNCISGVYPITSGRIFFEGEDITSLKAHEVARRGLARTFQVYVASGDLTVIENVMVGCFTHTRSRNRARSQAMDILRDLNIEDLSESLVHELPVASQKRVTMATAIATQPKLLLLDEVAAGLNHNEIEEIMASIRHVHEDLGMTVMLIEHVMELVMKVSHRVIVLDYGEKIADGDPETISKDTRVIKAYLGEKYVREHGAG, from the coding sequence ATGGCTGTGTTGGATCTTCAGCGGGTGGCCAAGAACTTCGGGGGCCTGATGGCCAACCACGATATCTCCTTTTCAGTGGAAAAGGGGGAACTCCTTGGACTTATCGGACCCAACGGAGCGGGAAAAACCACCCTTTTCAACTGCATTTCCGGGGTTTATCCCATCACTTCCGGGCGGATATTTTTTGAGGGAGAAGATATCACCAGCCTCAAGGCCCACGAGGTGGCCCGTCGGGGGTTGGCCAGGACCTTTCAGGTATATGTGGCATCCGGGGATCTGACCGTGATCGAAAATGTCATGGTGGGGTGCTTCACGCACACCCGGTCCCGAAACAGGGCCAGGTCCCAAGCTATGGATATCCTGAGAGACCTCAATATTGAGGATCTCTCCGAGTCCCTGGTTCACGAACTCCCGGTGGCCTCCCAGAAACGGGTGACCATGGCCACAGCCATCGCTACCCAGCCCAAACTGCTCCTGCTGGACGAGGTGGCCGCAGGGCTTAATCATAACGAGATCGAAGAGATTATGGCGAGCATCCGGCATGTTCATGAGGATCTGGGGATGACGGTCATGCTCATTGAACATGTGATGGAACTGGTGATGAAGGTGAGCCATCGGGTCATTGTCCTCGATTACGGGGAGAAGATCGCAGACGGCGATCCCGAGACCATCTCTAAAGACACCCGTGTTATCAAGGCCTACCTGGGGGAAAAGTATGTTCGGGAGCACGGCGCAGGATGA
- a CDS encoding branched-chain amino acid ABC transporter permease, giving the protein METLKNALDFSDFPRIDLVIASSLAILFLCFPLFPHSSFAMATMIQFLMFSLYGMGWNTIGGYGGQVDLGKAQYVGIGAYTTAVMLIRWDIPFWFSMPVGVCFSVLWSFVLGYPLFRLKGHYFAIATIATSLVLKDLFEVWDFVGAARGLEISPIKFPPPDFLRLIFKEDVYYYYVILGFFFLGILYMNWFRKSRLGFQLRAIKDNEEVARSLGINVHWAKIKTYAIATAFVSMVGSFHTCYIRNIEPEDTMSLDISILIALMAMLGGAGSLWGPIIGAGILIPLKSYLKEWLGARAGIIGIDLILYAMIIMAISAFEPRGIWGIVQKFRRRRQ; this is encoded by the coding sequence ATGGAAACACTGAAAAACGCCCTGGATTTTTCGGATTTTCCCCGAATTGATCTTGTGATAGCCAGTTCGCTGGCCATACTTTTCCTCTGCTTTCCCCTGTTCCCCCACTCCTCCTTTGCCATGGCCACCATGATCCAGTTCCTGATGTTTTCCCTCTATGGCATGGGATGGAACACCATCGGCGGGTACGGCGGCCAGGTGGACCTGGGGAAGGCCCAGTACGTGGGCATCGGGGCCTACACCACGGCCGTGATGCTCATCCGGTGGGATATTCCCTTCTGGTTTTCCATGCCGGTGGGCGTCTGTTTTTCAGTGCTCTGGTCCTTTGTCCTGGGATATCCCCTCTTTCGGCTCAAGGGCCACTATTTCGCTATCGCGACCATTGCCACTTCCCTGGTCCTCAAGGACCTTTTCGAGGTGTGGGATTTTGTGGGGGCGGCCAGGGGCCTGGAAATCTCTCCCATAAAATTTCCGCCTCCGGATTTTCTGCGACTCATCTTCAAGGAGGATGTCTACTATTACTACGTGATCCTCGGGTTCTTTTTTCTCGGGATCCTTTATATGAACTGGTTTCGCAAGTCCCGTCTGGGATTTCAGCTGCGCGCCATCAAGGACAATGAGGAGGTGGCCCGCTCCCTGGGAATCAATGTCCACTGGGCCAAGATCAAGACCTATGCTATTGCCACGGCCTTTGTGAGCATGGTGGGCTCCTTTCATACGTGTTACATCAGAAATATCGAACCGGAAGACACCATGAGCCTCGATATCTCAATCCTCATCGCCCTCATGGCCATGCTGGGGGGGGCCGGGTCCCTGTGGGGGCCCATCATCGGCGCCGGCATATTGATCCCCCTCAAGAGTTATCTCAAGGAATGGCTGGGAGCCAGGGCAGGGATCATCGGGATTGACCTGATTCTTTATGCCATGATCATCATGGCCATCTCTGCCTTTGAACCCCGTGGGATTTGGGGGATTGTGCAGAAATTCCGGCGAAGGAGACAGTAG
- a CDS encoding branched-chain amino acid ABC transporter permease has translation MDIIVGSLVAGLLFGMVLALVALGLTIIFGVMDIVNFAHGEFLMVGMYTGLLTAQGLGIDPLLTLPVAGGVGFLLGVVCYFGFIKFLLRGPMVAQLLGTFGLMLFLRNLALLIFGSEDRALHHGVLVGESFDIGMGVIVSATKLAAAGLSVAAFVAVWLLMNRTRIGKALTATALSAQGARYMGIPTERMNALAWGIGGASVTIAGALIVNFWSVNPFIGLLFTMIAFAIVALGGFGSVPGAFLAGLVVGLITEIPGFWDFFVYTFDADWMSNVPMTSFKYMWVYLAYFIIMVVRPRGLFGWKH, from the coding sequence ATGGACATTATCGTCGGTTCCCTTGTCGCCGGTCTCCTCTTCGGCATGGTCCTGGCCCTGGTGGCCCTGGGCCTGACCATCATCTTCGGGGTGATGGACATCGTGAACTTTGCCCATGGTGAATTTCTGATGGTCGGGATGTATACCGGGCTTCTGACCGCCCAGGGCCTGGGGATCGATCCGCTTTTGACCCTTCCGGTGGCCGGCGGGGTAGGGTTCCTGCTGGGGGTTGTCTGCTATTTCGGATTTATCAAATTCCTCTTAAGAGGCCCCATGGTGGCGCAACTTCTGGGGACTTTCGGCCTCATGCTCTTTTTGAGGAATCTGGCCCTCCTTATTTTCGGATCTGAAGACAGGGCCCTCCATCACGGAGTTCTTGTTGGCGAGAGCTTTGATATCGGCATGGGCGTGATTGTCTCGGCCACCAAACTCGCGGCCGCGGGTCTCTCTGTGGCCGCTTTTGTCGCCGTGTGGCTGCTCATGAACCGGACCCGGATCGGTAAGGCCTTGACGGCCACCGCCCTGAGCGCACAGGGGGCCCGCTATATGGGGATCCCGACGGAGCGGATGAATGCGCTGGCCTGGGGCATCGGCGGGGCCTCCGTGACGATTGCAGGTGCCCTGATCGTCAATTTCTGGTCGGTCAATCCCTTTATCGGTCTTTTGTTTACCATGATCGCCTTTGCCATCGTGGCATTAGGGGGGTTCGGCAGTGTACCGGGAGCCTTCTTAGCAGGTCTCGTGGTGGGTCTCATCACGGAGATCCCGGGCTTCTGGGATTTTTTTGTGTACACCTTTGACGCCGATTGGATGTCCAATGTTCCCATGACCTCTTTCAAGTATATGTGGGTTTATCTGGCCTATTTTATCATCATGGTCGTTCGGCCCAGGGGATTGTTCGGATGGAAACACTGA
- a CDS encoding ABC transporter substrate-binding protein: MKSMIRVGMVVLSVLALIGFMAPADVLAAEEIKIGVIYPLTGGAAAAGRELRAGAELAAEIANTAMADLPMTMARNEGVKSLGGAKITLIFKDHEGNPTLGADLAKKLIHDDKVDGILGCYHSSVTKTVSAVCEQYGVPMINGSSTSPDLTMRGFKWFWRTTPHDTLFTKDLFEFLKGLTEGKVRGVSAVPKKDIMTLASACEKTEWGSHVSDLIDRFAKEYGFNLKRSMLYAAKSADLSSEVRSLKAAKPDVMLFASYTSDAILMVKTLKSQKANPKVIWGQDAGFETPEFRETLGKDIVGFLTRSVFIPRVVEIKKISGQVNDMYKKKVGHDLSGASARSFTGLQAWVAILEKAGSTKPADIQAAANDIEIPGSELVVPWKGVKFSTSGDELGQNIWSSGIIGQYQLDKDGQIVMEIVYPFDVTSADMIYPLKGF; the protein is encoded by the coding sequence ATGAAATCAATGATACGAGTGGGAATGGTTGTCCTGAGTGTGCTGGCCCTGATCGGGTTCATGGCGCCAGCCGATGTCCTGGCAGCGGAGGAGATAAAGATCGGGGTGATATACCCGTTGACCGGGGGCGCTGCCGCGGCCGGACGCGAACTTCGGGCCGGCGCGGAGCTGGCGGCTGAGATCGCCAACACCGCAATGGCCGATCTCCCCATGACCATGGCCCGGAATGAAGGGGTCAAAAGCCTGGGAGGCGCCAAGATTACCCTCATCTTCAAGGACCACGAGGGAAATCCCACCCTGGGGGCCGATCTGGCCAAGAAACTGATACATGACGACAAGGTGGACGGGATCCTAGGGTGCTATCACAGTTCGGTCACCAAGACGGTGAGTGCCGTGTGCGAGCAGTATGGCGTGCCGATGATCAATGGGTCCTCCACGTCTCCGGATCTCACTATGAGGGGGTTCAAATGGTTCTGGAGGACCACCCCCCACGACACGCTGTTCACCAAGGATCTCTTCGAGTTCTTGAAGGGACTTACCGAGGGCAAGGTGAGGGGCGTTTCCGCGGTCCCCAAAAAAGATATCATGACCCTGGCCTCAGCCTGCGAAAAAACCGAATGGGGGTCCCATGTTTCTGACCTCATCGACCGTTTCGCCAAGGAATACGGGTTCAATCTCAAACGGTCCATGTTGTATGCCGCCAAGTCCGCAGACCTTTCGAGCGAGGTCCGCTCTCTCAAGGCGGCCAAACCCGACGTCATGCTCTTTGCCTCCTATACCTCGGACGCCATCCTGATGGTGAAGACCCTGAAATCGCAAAAGGCCAATCCCAAAGTCATCTGGGGGCAGGACGCCGGGTTTGAAACCCCGGAATTCCGGGAGACCCTGGGAAAAGACATCGTGGGATTCCTGACCCGGAGCGTTTTCATCCCGCGGGTGGTGGAAATAAAGAAGATCTCCGGACAGGTCAACGACATGTACAAGAAAAAGGTCGGTCATGACCTCAGCGGGGCCTCGGCCCGTTCCTTTACCGGTCTTCAGGCCTGGGTGGCTATTCTTGAAAAGGCCGGGTCCACCAAACCGGCAGACATTCAGGCGGCCGCCAATGACATCGAGATCCCCGGCAGCGAACTGGTGGTCCCCTGGAAGGGCGTCAAGTTCTCAACCTCCGGCGACGAACTGGGCCAGAATATCTGGAGTTCCGGAATCATCGGCCAGTATCAGCTCGACAAGGATGGCCAGATTGTCATGGAGATCGTCTATCCCTTTGATGTGACCTCTGCGGATATGATTTACCCCCTGAAAGGGTTCTGA
- a CDS encoding putative hydro-lyase, with product MDKKMKGELPPHQLRELIRAGEWKIPTTGVATGYVQANLVMLPRDAAFHFLLFCVRNSRPCPILDVLEPGKWEPRIARGADLRTDVPLYRMYREGVLEEEIEDVSHLFNDDTVSFLLGCSFSFESALIAARVPVRNLEEEKNVSMYITNRDCIPAGPFSGPLVVTMRPMRPDQAVRATQVTTRFHLTHGAPIHLGSPEEIGITDLDQPDFGDPVTILPGEIPVFWACGVTTILAVMSAALPMVITHSPGHMFMSDLRDEDLTLL from the coding sequence ATGGATAAAAAGATGAAGGGGGAATTGCCCCCGCACCAGTTGCGGGAGTTGATACGGGCCGGGGAATGGAAAATACCCACAACGGGCGTGGCTACCGGATATGTACAGGCCAATCTGGTGATGCTGCCGAGGGATGCGGCCTTTCATTTTCTGCTGTTTTGCGTGCGCAACTCCCGGCCATGTCCGATCCTGGACGTTCTGGAGCCGGGAAAATGGGAACCCCGGATCGCCCGGGGCGCGGACCTTCGGACGGATGTGCCCCTTTACCGGATGTACAGGGAGGGGGTGCTCGAGGAGGAGATCGAGGATGTGAGCCATCTCTTCAACGACGACACGGTCAGCTTCCTCTTGGGGTGCAGCTTTTCATTTGAAAGTGCGTTGATCGCGGCACGGGTCCCTGTCAGAAACCTTGAGGAAGAAAAGAATGTTTCCATGTACATCACCAATCGGGACTGCATTCCCGCAGGTCCTTTTTCAGGTCCTCTGGTGGTGACCATGCGGCCCATGCGCCCGGATCAGGCCGTACGGGCAACCCAGGTGACGACCCGCTTCCATCTCACCCATGGGGCTCCGATCCACCTGGGTTCGCCCGAGGAGATCGGAATAACCGATCTGGATCAACCCGATTTCGGCGATCCGGTAACCATCCTTCCCGGAGAGATCCCGGTCTTCTGGGCCTGTGGGGTTACCACGATTCTGGCGGTAATGTCTGCCGCGCTTCCGATGGTGATCACCCATTCGCCCGGACACATGTTCATGTCCGATTTGAGAGACGAGGACCTGACCCTTTTGTGA
- the hisC gene encoding histidinol-phosphate transaminase, whose amino-acid sequence MLAERIKKLKPYVPGEQPQDRKYIKLNTNENPYPPTPRIDPYLKSFDIEKLRLYPDPLFGRLREAISERYGIHKHQIFVGNGSDEVLAFAFYAFFDSAQGRLLFPEFSYSFYPVYCDFYNIEYRKVPLKADFSLDIEDYLQEDPSCGMVFPNPNAPTGILLSLEKITELLNRYPEDRVVVIDEAYIDFGGESAVCLIDRFKNLLITRTFSKSMSLAALRLGFAVGDEKLVDALFCVKDSFNSYPADLFAQNIGEIAMKDTDYYAAITEKIIRTRENVAKQLTDMGWDVLPSGANFILAGRKDLSGETIYSRLKEYGILVRYFHIDGIKRFVRITIGTDEQMAALIEAVKGLF is encoded by the coding sequence ATGCTGGCGGAAAGAATAAAAAAGCTGAAGCCTTACGTCCCGGGGGAGCAGCCCCAGGACAGAAAGTATATCAAGCTCAATACCAACGAAAATCCATACCCCCCCACACCGCGGATCGACCCCTATTTAAAGTCATTCGACATCGAGAAGCTGAGGCTCTACCCTGACCCCCTTTTCGGCAGATTGAGAGAAGCGATTTCAGAACGCTACGGGATCCATAAACACCAGATATTTGTGGGAAATGGATCCGATGAGGTGCTGGCCTTTGCTTTCTATGCGTTTTTCGACAGCGCCCAGGGAAGACTCCTGTTTCCGGAATTCAGTTACAGCTTTTATCCCGTCTACTGCGATTTTTACAACATCGAGTACAGAAAGGTTCCGCTCAAAGCGGATTTCTCCCTCGACATCGAAGATTACCTGCAGGAAGACCCCTCCTGCGGCATGGTTTTTCCCAATCCCAACGCCCCCACCGGGATCCTTCTTTCCCTGGAAAAAATAACCGAGCTCCTGAATAGATACCCGGAAGACCGCGTTGTGGTGATCGATGAGGCCTATATCGATTTTGGCGGCGAGAGTGCCGTCTGCCTGATTGACCGGTTCAAGAACCTGCTCATCACGAGGACTTTTTCCAAAAGCATGTCTCTTGCGGCCCTGCGGCTGGGGTTCGCTGTGGGAGATGAAAAACTTGTGGATGCGCTTTTCTGCGTGAAAGACTCGTTCAATTCCTATCCCGCAGACCTCTTCGCCCAGAATATCGGCGAGATCGCCATGAAGGACACGGACTACTATGCCGCTATTACGGAGAAGATCATCCGGACCCGGGAGAATGTTGCAAAACAGCTCACGGATATGGGCTGGGATGTCCTTCCGTCCGGGGCCAATTTTATACTCGCCGGAAGAAAGGATCTGAGCGGTGAAACCATTTATTCCCGTTTAAAGGAGTACGGCATTCTGGTGAGGTATTTCCATATCGATGGGATCAAGAGATTTGTCCGCATTACCATCGGTACGGATGAACAGATGGCCGCACTCATAGAGGCGGTCAAAGGGCTTTTCTGA
- a CDS encoding aromatic ring hydroxylase yields the protein MAIITEQAYRDRIAKLKPRLFIGGKKIESLTGHPITRGVIDATARVYELTMDSQYADTMQSLSHLTGEPISRALHIHQSRDDLHKRLDMARLSSQKLGTCNYRCPGNEMLPSLAATTWEIDRDRGTEYHQRFNNFLKYAQEKDLVVSGSVTDPKGDRSKRPLEQDPDYYIHVVERRSDGIVVCGAKQHATGAYTADETLVLPGISCRKGEEDYALAFVVPNGTEGVTYIGQYTPFSVERECEPDVRVIGNPLYGQRETCLIVFDHVFVPWERVFMCGEIEYTQSFITRFAKTHRMNCGGACKVGFMDLIIGASQLMAEYNGLAKVSHIAQKITRMLQLNDTSLACATAAAYMGQEEPAGSGVFMPDEAMSNIAKLNTNDGFWEVMALAGDITGGVSVTMPSEKELENPETRDYVTKYLAAAAPAHKRMRIIKFLQNWVAGLHGVGTYQGSGPSQNQMMVLYRIADLESKKKMAEELANVHA from the coding sequence ATGGCAATCATCACTGAACAGGCGTATCGAGACCGGATAGCGAAACTGAAACCGAGGCTGTTTATCGGCGGCAAAAAGATCGAAAGCCTGACCGGACACCCCATCACCCGTGGGGTCATCGATGCCACCGCGCGTGTATATGAACTGACCATGGATTCTCAGTATGCGGATACCATGCAGAGTCTGTCCCATCTGACCGGAGAACCGATCAGCCGGGCCCTGCACATCCATCAGAGCAGAGACGATCTGCACAAACGTCTCGATATGGCGCGGCTGAGCAGCCAGAAACTGGGGACCTGCAACTATCGATGTCCCGGCAATGAAATGCTCCCCTCCCTGGCGGCCACCACATGGGAGATCGATCGCGACAGAGGGACCGAATATCATCAACGGTTTAATAACTTCCTGAAATACGCCCAGGAAAAGGATCTGGTGGTCAGCGGGTCCGTTACAGACCCAAAAGGCGACCGGAGCAAGAGACCCCTCGAGCAGGACCCTGATTACTACATTCACGTGGTAGAGAGGCGTTCCGACGGGATTGTGGTGTGCGGGGCCAAGCAGCACGCCACCGGGGCCTATACAGCGGACGAGACCCTGGTATTGCCCGGGATCTCGTGCAGAAAGGGGGAGGAAGACTATGCACTGGCATTCGTTGTTCCCAACGGAACCGAAGGCGTGACCTATATCGGCCAGTACACACCGTTCAGCGTGGAAAGGGAATGCGAACCGGATGTGCGGGTGATCGGCAATCCCCTGTACGGGCAGAGAGAGACGTGTCTCATTGTCTTCGACCACGTGTTCGTCCCCTGGGAGCGTGTCTTCATGTGCGGCGAGATCGAGTACACCCAGAGTTTTATCACCCGGTTTGCCAAGACCCACCGGATGAACTGCGGCGGGGCCTGCAAAGTAGGCTTCATGGACCTGATCATCGGCGCATCCCAGCTCATGGCCGAGTATAATGGCCTGGCCAAGGTCTCCCACATCGCCCAGAAGATTACCCGCATGCTTCAATTGAACGACACGTCACTGGCCTGCGCCACGGCCGCCGCCTATATGGGGCAGGAGGAACCGGCGGGATCAGGCGTATTCATGCCGGATGAGGCCATGAGCAATATTGCCAAGCTCAATACCAACGACGGCTTCTGGGAGGTCATGGCCTTGGCGGGCGATATCACCGGCGGCGTTTCCGTGACCATGCCCAGCGAAAAGGAGCTGGAAAACCCCGAGACCCGGGACTATGTTACCAAGTATCTGGCCGCCGCGGCCCCTGCACACAAGCGGATGCGGATCATCAAGTTCCTGCAGAACTGGGTCGCCGGTCTCCACGGGGTAGGGACCTATCAGGGATCCGGCCCCAGCCAGAATCAGATGATGGTTCTCTACCGAATCGCAGATCTGGAATCAAAGAAGAAAATGGCCGAGGAACTGGCAAACGTCCATGCATAA
- a CDS encoding acyl-CoA/acyl-ACP dehydrogenase, protein MFDYLLNDAQKKIRDEVRDFVRWVPREMVLDMDADRIRFPKAFLKEAGQRNLLGCRYPREWGGRDMDWVTSCVTLEEIGTLGYEFACVFGVGAELVCDAIILHGTEAQKEKYVKPLLKGDIFAAECLTEPRGGSDFFGATTRAEDKGDYFLLNGQKRFIVGGEGADYFLVYARTDFDPGARPQDSLTAFIVDRGPGVETTYLYGLMGCRGGGTARLVFKDVKVPKENIVGRKNGAYDVFNTMMIPERLGSSVMAIGSARVALDLATRYTSRRKAFGAAINTFQGVSFQVAEAATLLDAARALGYATARAVDSGVDMHRVRRMVSECKKFITESCQKVVHNAMQVVGGIGYTNIFPIERIHRDIRLASIWTGSSEVMSMIIAHEWYRERLKRKAPAEERDYEADAPEAFAQDEKIYE, encoded by the coding sequence ATGTTCGATTATCTGCTGAATGATGCCCAGAAGAAGATCCGGGACGAGGTGCGCGATTTTGTAAGGTGGGTGCCCCGGGAAATGGTTCTCGATATGGATGCGGACCGTATCCGATTTCCCAAGGCATTCCTCAAGGAGGCGGGGCAACGAAATCTCCTCGGGTGCCGGTATCCCCGGGAGTGGGGCGGCCGTGATATGGATTGGGTGACTTCCTGTGTTACTCTGGAAGAGATCGGCACCCTAGGGTATGAATTCGCCTGTGTTTTCGGTGTGGGGGCAGAGTTGGTCTGCGACGCCATTATCCTGCACGGCACCGAGGCGCAGAAAGAAAAATATGTGAAACCCCTGCTGAAAGGGGATATATTTGCGGCCGAGTGTCTGACCGAACCGCGAGGAGGATCGGATTTCTTCGGGGCCACCACCAGGGCCGAAGACAAGGGCGATTATTTCCTCCTTAACGGACAGAAACGGTTCATCGTGGGGGGTGAAGGCGCCGACTACTTCCTGGTTTATGCCCGTACCGACTTCGATCCCGGCGCCAGGCCGCAGGATTCCCTGACCGCATTTATCGTGGATCGTGGGCCGGGGGTTGAAACAACATATCTATACGGCCTCATGGGGTGCCGCGGCGGGGGCACGGCCCGCCTGGTCTTTAAAGACGTAAAAGTGCCCAAGGAAAATATCGTGGGGAGAAAGAACGGCGCTTATGATGTATTCAATACCATGATGATTCCGGAGCGGCTGGGATCTTCGGTCATGGCCATCGGATCTGCCCGCGTGGCCCTGGACCTGGCCACCCGATACACCTCCAGAAGAAAGGCCTTCGGCGCTGCCATCAATACGTTTCAGGGGGTGAGCTTTCAGGTGGCGGAAGCCGCCACCCTTCTGGATGCGGCCCGTGCCCTCGGCTATGCCACGGCACGGGCGGTGGATTCGGGCGTTGACATGCATCGGGTGCGCAGGATGGTTTCCGAATGTAAGAAATTCATCACTGAATCGTGCCAGAAGGTGGTTCACAATGCCATGCAGGTGGTGGGCGGCATCGGTTATACCAACATCTTTCCCATTGAACGGATCCATCGGGATATCCGGCTGGCGTCCATCTGGACCGGTTCCAGCGAGGTGATGAGTATGATTATCGCCCATGAGTGGTACCGGGAACGCCTGAAGCGCAAGGCCCCTGCCGAAGAGCGGGATTATGAAGCCGATGCCCCGGAAGCCTTTGCCCAGGATGAAAAGATCTACGAATAA
- a CDS encoding formylmethanofuran dehydrogenase subunit E family protein, protein MNIGKYSLDEYSRLAESFHGNVAPGVLIGGIMVDAALEKLNTTRLYDAICETHSCLPDAIQLLTPCTMGNGWLHIIDLGRFALTLYEKDIGRGVRVFLDAGKTAPWPEVRNWYLKLRSKRQQDLEALIDEILRAGVNLLGFQDIEVLPLFLARQSKGEIALCPVCGEAYPKNHGPVCRGCTGQSPYAVPG, encoded by the coding sequence ATGAATATTGGAAAATATTCCCTGGATGAGTACAGCCGCCTTGCTGAATCGTTTCACGGGAACGTCGCGCCCGGCGTGCTCATCGGCGGCATCATGGTGGATGCGGCCCTTGAGAAGCTGAACACGACCCGACTCTATGATGCCATCTGTGAGACGCACAGCTGTCTCCCCGACGCTATTCAGCTCCTCACCCCCTGCACAATGGGCAATGGATGGCTCCACATCATCGACCTGGGGCGTTTCGCCCTGACCCTGTATGAGAAGGATATCGGCAGGGGGGTGCGGGTATTTTTGGATGCCGGAAAGACGGCGCCGTGGCCAGAGGTCAGGAACTGGTATCTCAAGCTCAGGTCAAAGCGGCAGCAGGACCTGGAGGCGCTCATCGATGAGATTTTAAGGGCGGGTGTCAATCTCTTGGGCTTTCAGGATATCGAGGTGCTCCCCCTGTTTCTGGCCAGGCAGAGCAAGGGCGAGATCGCCCTCTGTCCGGTCTGCGGGGAAGCCTATCCCAAAAATCATGGTCCTGTATGCAGGGGCTGTACGGGCCAGTCGCCTTATGCCGTGCCGGGATAG